The following proteins are co-located in the Wenzhouxiangella marina genome:
- a CDS encoding efflux RND transporter periplasmic adaptor subunit encodes MKMNNLFLILVLALSLLGCDAEQHAGDNHGHNHGDNHDQNHGHEHDAHGEAEPEKGSHGGRLLQHGDLTVELAIFEAGLPPEYRAWLYRDGQPLPPEAGTLEVALSRLGGVVDRHRFSVRGDYLVSDRVVYEPHSFDVEVHAEVGGETARWTYESHEGRTRIAAEIATIAGIRVAPVGPGVIRDEHELQGLLTPIEGRHARLGARFPGLIRSVQVGVGDSVLESQVLATVESNVSLEPYAIRSPLDGVVLARSAAVGEMAGETPLFEIADLSALWVDVHLFGNDARHIEGGLPLEVFRLGDGMSTRTTLDRVLPATATASQSTVGRAQIDNTDGGWRPGTAVRARVTVAEHEVPMAVPLAALQRFRDWDVVFVRIGEDYEIRPLTLGRRDSVHVEVLDGLNPGDEIVVEQSYLVKADIEKSGASHDH; translated from the coding sequence ATGAAAATGAACAATCTTTTTCTGATTCTGGTCCTGGCGCTGTCGCTGCTCGGCTGCGATGCCGAACAGCATGCCGGCGACAATCATGGCCACAATCATGGCGACAATCATGACCAGAATCATGGTCACGAACACGACGCCCATGGCGAGGCCGAGCCGGAGAAAGGGAGCCACGGCGGTCGGCTGCTGCAGCATGGCGATCTCACGGTCGAACTCGCCATCTTCGAAGCCGGCTTGCCGCCCGAATATCGGGCCTGGCTGTACCGCGACGGCCAGCCCCTGCCACCCGAGGCAGGCACGCTGGAAGTCGCCCTGAGCCGACTGGGCGGCGTCGTCGACCGGCATCGGTTCTCCGTGCGCGGCGACTACCTGGTAAGCGACCGCGTGGTCTACGAGCCGCACTCGTTCGATGTCGAAGTGCATGCAGAGGTGGGCGGTGAGACTGCACGCTGGACCTACGAGAGCCACGAGGGACGCACACGGATCGCAGCGGAAATAGCCACTATCGCCGGCATCCGCGTGGCGCCGGTCGGGCCTGGCGTGATCCGCGACGAACACGAACTGCAGGGACTGCTAACGCCAATCGAGGGTCGCCACGCACGCCTTGGCGCGCGCTTCCCCGGGTTGATCCGTAGCGTCCAGGTCGGCGTCGGCGATAGCGTTCTCGAGAGCCAGGTCCTGGCCACCGTGGAGAGCAATGTCAGCCTCGAGCCCTACGCGATCCGATCACCGCTCGATGGCGTCGTGCTGGCAAGGTCCGCGGCGGTCGGCGAGATGGCCGGCGAGACGCCGCTGTTCGAGATTGCCGATCTGTCCGCGCTCTGGGTCGACGTCCATCTGTTCGGCAATGATGCGCGGCATATCGAAGGGGGCCTGCCACTCGAAGTGTTCCGACTTGGAGATGGCATGAGTACACGGACCACCCTCGACCGCGTGCTGCCGGCAACGGCGACGGCCAGTCAGAGCACCGTCGGACGCGCCCAGATCGACAACACGGACGGCGGCTGGCGTCCAGGCACGGCGGTTCGCGCCCGGGTCACGGTCGCCGAGCATGAAGTGCCGATGGCTGTACCGCTGGCCGCGCTGCAGCGTTTCCGCGACTGGGATGTGGTGTTCGTGCGCATCGGCGAGGACTACGAAATCCGGCCCCTGACGCTGGGCCGCCGCGACAGCGTCCATGTCGAGGTCCTGGACGGCCTCAACCCAGGCGATGAGATCGTCGTCGAGCAGAGCTATTTGGTCAAGGCCGACATCGAGAAGTCGGGAGCCTCGCATGACCACTGA
- a CDS encoding efflux RND transporter permease subunit, translating into MTTETRPLLERLIRFAIAHRWLMLILTLGFSALGVWSFQQLPIDATPDITNVQVQINTEAPGYTPLESEQRVTFPIETALAGLPRLDYTRSLSRYGLSQVTVVFEDGTDIYFARQQVAERLQQARSRLPVGLEPELGPVATGLGEIFMYTVEAEPGATRADGLPWTATDLRTLQDWVVRPQLRNVRGVTEVNTIGGFARQIHITPDPALLVAYGFSLQDVLAAIAANNQNVGAGYIERNGQQYLVRVPGQVASVEALGEIVLDRRDGVPIRVRDVATVGEGPELRTGAATQNGQEVVLGTVFMLIGENSRAVARSTAARLEEASNSLPPGVEVNPVYDRTALVDRTIATVEKNLVEGALLVIVVLFLLLGNIRAALITAAVIPVVMLMTITGMVRGGVSGNLMSLGALDFGLIVDGAVIIVENCMRRFGERQQQLGRLLGREERFDLTAEATAEVIRPSLFGVAIITAVYLPVFALTGIEGKMFHPMAFTVVFALTCAMLLSLTFVPAAIAVFLGGRVQEKENRILRLIGLAYRPALDWALRLRWTVLLVAAVLVVLSGLLASRMGSEFIPSLDEGDIAMHALRIPGTSLSQSVEMQMLLEARIRDLPEVERVFSKIGTPEVATDPMPPSVADTFLIMRPREQWPDPSKPKSQLVAEIESVVTEVPGNNYEFTQPIQMRMNELISGVRADVAVKLYGDDLGTLVDVGERIEAVTRLVDGAADVKLEQTTGLPLLTVTPRPEALARYGLNPVAVQQAVATAVGGSLAGQYFEGDRRFDLVVRLPEAQRNDPARLADLPISLPADGHNIDEISQPATWASGGPGVVPMRELADIAITEGPNQINRENGKRRVVVTANVRDRDLGSFVAELRQRVAAEVDIPAGYWVDYGGTFEQLISASQRLAVVVPVTLLLIFGLLFMAFGSGRDAMVIYSGVPLALTGGVLALWLRDLPLSISAGVGFIALSGVAVLNGVVMITFIRKLREEGARLETAIREGALGRLRPVLMTALVASLGFIPMAFNVGPGAEVQRPLATVVIGGIVSSTLLTLLVLPALYRLTHREAKEARPVLND; encoded by the coding sequence ATGACCACTGAGACGCGACCCTTGCTGGAGCGGCTGATCCGCTTCGCCATCGCGCACCGTTGGCTGATGCTGATCCTGACCCTGGGCTTTTCCGCCCTGGGCGTATGGAGCTTCCAGCAGCTTCCGATCGATGCCACCCCTGATATCACCAATGTCCAGGTACAGATCAACACCGAGGCACCGGGCTACACACCGCTCGAATCGGAGCAGCGGGTGACCTTTCCGATCGAAACGGCGCTGGCCGGTCTGCCGCGCCTCGACTATACGCGCTCCCTGTCGCGCTATGGCCTGTCCCAGGTCACCGTCGTGTTCGAGGACGGCACCGACATCTACTTCGCCCGCCAGCAGGTGGCCGAGCGGCTGCAGCAGGCCCGTTCGCGCCTGCCTGTCGGACTGGAGCCGGAACTCGGCCCGGTGGCCACGGGGCTCGGTGAGATCTTCATGTACACGGTCGAAGCCGAGCCGGGCGCCACACGCGCTGACGGTCTGCCGTGGACGGCAACGGATCTGCGCACCCTGCAGGACTGGGTCGTGCGGCCGCAGCTGCGCAACGTGCGCGGCGTGACCGAGGTCAACACGATCGGCGGCTTCGCCCGGCAGATTCACATCACACCCGACCCGGCCCTGCTGGTCGCCTACGGCTTCTCCCTGCAGGACGTGTTGGCCGCGATCGCCGCCAACAACCAGAACGTCGGCGCCGGCTATATCGAACGCAACGGCCAACAATACCTGGTTCGTGTCCCGGGCCAGGTGGCCTCGGTCGAGGCGCTGGGCGAGATCGTCCTCGACCGCCGCGACGGCGTTCCGATCCGGGTCCGCGATGTCGCTACCGTCGGCGAAGGGCCCGAGCTCAGGACCGGGGCCGCGACGCAGAACGGGCAGGAAGTGGTGCTAGGCACGGTGTTCATGCTGATCGGCGAGAACAGCCGGGCGGTGGCCCGGTCCACCGCTGCAAGACTGGAGGAGGCCTCGAATTCACTGCCGCCAGGGGTCGAGGTGAATCCGGTCTACGATCGAACCGCGCTGGTCGATCGCACCATCGCCACGGTCGAGAAGAATCTGGTCGAAGGCGCGCTACTGGTGATCGTGGTCCTGTTCCTGCTGCTCGGCAACATCCGGGCAGCGCTGATTACGGCAGCGGTGATCCCGGTGGTCATGCTGATGACCATCACCGGCATGGTGCGCGGCGGAGTGTCCGGCAACCTCATGAGTCTCGGTGCGCTGGACTTCGGCCTGATCGTCGATGGTGCGGTGATCATCGTCGAGAACTGCATGCGCCGCTTCGGCGAGCGTCAGCAGCAGCTCGGTCGCCTGCTCGGTCGCGAGGAACGCTTCGATCTGACCGCCGAGGCGACGGCCGAGGTGATCCGGCCCAGCCTGTTCGGGGTCGCCATCATCACCGCGGTCTACCTGCCAGTGTTCGCGCTGACCGGCATTGAGGGCAAGATGTTCCATCCGATGGCCTTTACCGTGGTCTTCGCCCTGACCTGCGCCATGCTGCTGTCCCTGACCTTCGTGCCAGCGGCGATCGCAGTGTTTCTCGGCGGTCGCGTGCAGGAGAAGGAGAACCGGATCCTGCGACTGATCGGGCTCGCCTATCGGCCGGCGCTGGACTGGGCACTGCGCCTGCGTTGGACGGTACTGCTGGTCGCCGCCGTGCTGGTCGTTCTCAGTGGTCTGCTCGCCAGCCGCATGGGCTCGGAGTTCATCCCCAGCCTCGACGAGGGCGATATCGCCATGCACGCGCTGCGCATCCCCGGCACCAGCCTCAGCCAGTCGGTGGAGATGCAGATGCTGCTCGAAGCACGCATCCGTGATTTACCAGAGGTCGAACGGGTGTTCAGCAAGATCGGAACCCCCGAAGTCGCGACCGACCCGATGCCTCCATCAGTGGCAGATACCTTTCTGATCATGAGGCCGCGCGAGCAATGGCCCGATCCAAGCAAGCCCAAGTCCCAGCTTGTGGCCGAAATCGAATCGGTCGTTACCGAGGTGCCAGGTAACAACTACGAGTTCACCCAGCCGATCCAGATGCGCATGAACGAGTTGATCTCGGGCGTGCGTGCCGATGTCGCAGTGAAACTCTACGGCGACGATCTCGGCACCCTGGTCGATGTGGGGGAACGGATCGAGGCCGTGACCCGTCTCGTCGACGGCGCCGCCGACGTGAAACTCGAGCAGACCACCGGACTGCCGCTGCTGACCGTGACCCCCAGGCCCGAAGCACTGGCGCGCTATGGCCTCAACCCGGTCGCGGTCCAGCAGGCAGTGGCAACGGCCGTGGGCGGCTCGCTGGCAGGCCAGTATTTCGAGGGCGACCGACGCTTCGACCTGGTGGTTCGATTGCCGGAAGCCCAGCGCAACGACCCGGCGCGACTGGCGGACCTGCCGATCTCGCTACCTGCGGATGGACACAATATCGACGAGATCTCGCAGCCAGCCACCTGGGCCAGCGGCGGCCCTGGCGTGGTCCCAATGCGCGAGCTTGCCGATATCGCAATCACCGAAGGACCGAACCAGATCAACCGTGAGAACGGCAAGCGACGAGTGGTGGTGACGGCCAACGTCCGCGATCGCGATCTGGGCAGCTTCGTCGCCGAACTACGCCAGCGGGTGGCGGCCGAAGTCGACATCCCGGCCGGTTACTGGGTCGATTACGGCGGCACCTTCGAGCAGCTGATTTCCGCAAGCCAACGTCTCGCAGTGGTCGTCCCGGTCACCCTGCTGCTGATCTTCGGCCTGTTGTTCATGGCCTTCGGTTCAGGCCGCGATGCGATGGTGATCTACAGCGGCGTGCCGCTGGCCCTGACCGGCGGCGTGCTCGCCCTGTGGCTGCGCGATCTTCCCCTGTCGATCTCGGCCGGCGTAGGCTTCATCGCACTGTCGGGCGTCGCAGTGCTGAACGGTGTGGTGATGATTACCTTCATCCGCAAGCTCCGCGAGGAAGGTGCGCGACTCGAAACAGCCATTCGCGAGGGTGCGCTCGGTCGCCTGCGTCCGGTACTGATGACCGCCCTCGTCGCTTCCCTGGGTTTCATCCCGATGGCTTTCAACGTTGGCCCCGGCGCCGAAGTCCAGCGTCCCTTGGCGACCGTGGTGATCGGCGGCATCGTTTCTTCAACCCTGCTGACCTTGCTGGTGCTGCCGGCCTTGTACCGTCTGACCCACAGGGAGGCCAAGGAAGCCCGCCCCGTGCTGAACGACTGA
- a CDS encoding ankyrin repeat domain-containing protein has translation MNPDKFYTPEAVREAIRRGDADYVREAIDSGFDPNTQYPDRCTPLIFAAEFQQPEIVKLLLAHGADPLHKESNGYDASAVAAWHGEWRMGAYTQESMEIQAILKRQIEFPSPHPLSRIVAWLKHLVLK, from the coding sequence ATGAATCCTGACAAGTTCTACACTCCAGAAGCCGTGCGTGAAGCAATCCGTCGTGGCGACGCTGATTATGTTCGGGAGGCAATCGACTCGGGCTTCGATCCCAACACGCAGTATCCAGACCGATGCACGCCATTGATCTTCGCAGCAGAGTTTCAGCAGCCCGAGATTGTGAAGCTGCTACTCGCCCATGGCGCTGATCCCCTGCACAAGGAATCGAATGGATACGACGCATCTGCCGTGGCCGCATGGCATGGTGAATGGAGAATGGGCGCGTACACCCAGGAATCAATGGAGATTCAGGCCATCTTGAAAAGGCAGATCGAATTTCCGAGTCCCCACCCGCTTTCGCGGATAGTTGCTTGGTTGAAGCATTTAGTCCTGAAGTAA
- a CDS encoding suppressor of fused domain protein, with product MTASHDLESVWELREEQIFPELFGEVSRGIFVLDEGDFSQFGGHAYDPRWLHLGVLEFGPTASRPTWLYVTSGGSTPWEEEPGEYDDDGYSWLGVEFMLETPLQSDWAIHLLKRLFAFHVLAMHGHFGERPGIDYGSRIPIRSPLNRETSVLDCVIAVQPSCVASTHNLPSGKFDLIELVGVSSDELEFAKAHGTSALAERLNAAGIHNVTDVHRASVCAGQP from the coding sequence ATGACAGCATCGCACGACCTGGAGTCCGTTTGGGAGCTCCGTGAGGAGCAGATTTTTCCAGAGCTGTTCGGCGAAGTATCACGCGGAATATTCGTGCTTGATGAGGGCGACTTCTCACAGTTCGGAGGACACGCCTACGATCCTCGCTGGCTGCATCTCGGTGTCCTCGAGTTCGGCCCGACGGCGAGCCGGCCGACTTGGCTCTATGTGACGTCGGGCGGATCTACGCCTTGGGAAGAAGAGCCTGGCGAGTATGACGACGATGGCTACTCTTGGCTGGGCGTCGAGTTCATGCTCGAGACTCCCCTGCAATCCGACTGGGCGATTCATCTGCTCAAGCGGCTGTTTGCGTTCCATGTTCTTGCCATGCACGGTCATTTTGGAGAGCGCCCCGGAATTGACTATGGGTCGCGGATCCCCATTCGTTCACCACTGAATCGCGAGACTTCGGTGCTCGACTGCGTGATTGCTGTTCAACCGAGCTGTGTGGCCTCGACGCACAATCTCCCCTCCGGCAAGTTCGACCTGATTGAACTGGTGGGGGTGTCCAGTGACGAGCTCGAATTCGCCAAGGCGCATGGCACGAGCGCTCTTGCTGAGCGCCTGAATGCCGCCGGTATTCACAATGTCACCGACGTGCATCGAGCATCGGTGTGTGCAGGTCAACCCTGA
- a CDS encoding DUF4240 domain-containing protein, translating to MQESQFWSIIAMLDWEESGDDDAVLAPVVAYLTSKPDEEIFHFEEILAQKLHALDTRAHAREIGEDAYVDGEAYFSVDAFLYARCVVVANGKALFEQVLRNPREFPKDMEFEAILYVAQEAYEQKNEKEWDYVSPTDYETYSNLAGWQ from the coding sequence ATGCAGGAAAGCCAATTCTGGAGCATTATCGCGATGCTCGATTGGGAAGAGTCCGGTGACGATGACGCAGTGCTTGCTCCGGTGGTTGCCTATCTCACCAGCAAGCCTGATGAGGAGATCTTTCATTTTGAGGAGATCCTGGCTCAGAAGCTCCATGCGCTCGATACCAGAGCCCACGCGAGAGAGATCGGTGAAGACGCATATGTTGACGGCGAAGCGTATTTCTCGGTTGACGCTTTCCTGTATGCGAGGTGTGTCGTGGTTGCCAATGGCAAGGCGCTATTCGAGCAGGTGCTGCGGAATCCTCGAGAATTTCCCAAGGACATGGAGTTCGAAGCCATCTTGTACGTGGCACAAGAGGCATATGAGCAGAAGAACGAAAAGGAGTGGGATTACGTGTCTCCCACAGACTATGAAACCTACAGTAACCTTGCGGGCTGGCAGTAA
- a CDS encoding SMI1/KNR4 family protein: protein MAKCHRESATEELILRAEMELGVSFPPELKAIWLAHNCNELPGGWRVYPVFDPSNPRKTAGSITYENLRGAWGRHIRSLGLIAIASNGTGNHLVARVVDGAAEPQIFHWHHETERLTHWKPGLASIMKSAIKSAEAIDRLKRKFSPTRV from the coding sequence ATGGCTAAATGTCATCGCGAGTCTGCAACGGAAGAGCTCATTCTCAGGGCCGAGATGGAGCTTGGTGTTTCGTTTCCTCCAGAGTTGAAGGCCATCTGGCTTGCGCACAACTGCAACGAGCTGCCCGGTGGATGGCGCGTCTATCCCGTGTTCGACCCGTCAAACCCGAGAAAGACCGCTGGTTCGATTACCTATGAGAATCTCCGTGGCGCGTGGGGTAGGCACATCCGCTCGCTGGGGCTCATTGCGATCGCGTCGAACGGAACGGGTAATCACTTGGTCGCGCGTGTGGTAGACGGTGCCGCTGAGCCGCAGATATTTCATTGGCATCACGAAACCGAGAGACTCACGCACTGGAAACCGGGACTTGCGTCAATCATGAAGTCCGCGATCAAGTCGGCAGAGGCCATCGATCGGCTCAAGCGAAAGTTCTCGCCGACCAGGGTCTGA